Proteins found in one Vagococcus carniphilus genomic segment:
- a CDS encoding PLP-dependent aminotransferase family protein, with translation MTVYSKIKCDIQNDHYQEGEKIPSLRNLASTHQCSLETIKKALHLLIEENLLYSKDRSGYYVLQKTHTIPEISKNGVIDFTSSKANCITFPYSEFQWCLKKATENYKEEFFRYGKSQGLPELIQTLQSWFSTQQLYVKKENLFITTGIQQALFILSRLTFPNKKNQILIEMPTYHLMLDLLKLENLPFLTIDRNAQGIDWEKLEFYFKEHSIKFFYTTTRLSSPLGLSYSESEKKKLVQLAQKYDVYIIEDDYLADYVTDSTNQPLHFYDTSEHVIYLKSFSKIMFPGLRIGACLLPSQLVSSFQQYRALLEIDSAMFSQAALNLYIKSGLFDQHIKQTQLLQEKRNQAFIQASQNYRDLKLFNTDNFKSSKAFLTLPSIISPSSFEKELINQQIKLDDMNRHFLNNTSNKQNVYGLELFNVNTEQIETGLAKIVDVYESIQNK, from the coding sequence ATGACTGTTTATTCTAAAATAAAATGCGATATTCAAAATGATCATTATCAGGAAGGAGAAAAAATTCCTTCTTTAAGAAATTTAGCTAGTACTCATCAATGTAGCCTAGAAACAATAAAGAAAGCTTTACATCTTCTAATAGAAGAAAACTTACTCTATTCTAAAGATAGAAGCGGCTATTACGTTCTTCAAAAAACCCATACAATTCCTGAAATCTCTAAAAATGGTGTCATTGATTTTACATCCTCAAAAGCGAATTGTATCACTTTCCCTTATAGTGAATTTCAATGGTGCCTAAAAAAAGCAACAGAAAATTATAAAGAAGAATTCTTTAGATATGGAAAATCCCAAGGTTTACCAGAATTAATCCAAACGTTACAATCTTGGTTTTCAACACAGCAACTCTATGTTAAAAAAGAAAATTTATTTATTACAACTGGGATCCAACAAGCCCTTTTTATCTTAAGTCGTTTAACTTTTCCAAATAAGAAAAATCAAATACTTATTGAGATGCCAACTTATCATTTAATGCTAGATTTGCTAAAACTTGAAAATTTACCTTTTTTAACAATTGACCGAAATGCTCAAGGAATAGATTGGGAAAAATTAGAATTTTACTTTAAGGAACATTCTATTAAGTTTTTTTATACAACCACTCGATTATCTAGTCCTCTTGGTTTATCTTATTCTGAGAGTGAAAAGAAGAAATTAGTTCAACTTGCTCAAAAATATGATGTTTATATCATTGAAGATGATTATTTAGCTGATTACGTAACAGACTCTACTAATCAACCTCTTCATTTTTATGATACGTCAGAGCATGTTATTTATTTAAAGAGTTTTTCTAAAATTATGTTTCCAGGATTAAGAATTGGTGCTTGCCTTTTACCAAGTCAATTGGTTTCTTCTTTTCAACAATACAGAGCGCTCCTTGAAATAGACAGTGCTATGTTTTCTCAAGCAGCTTTAAATCTTTATATAAAGTCGGGCTTATTTGATCAACACATCAAACAAACACAACTTTTACAAGAAAAGAGAAATCAAGCATTCATTCAAGCATCACAAAATTATCGAGATCTAAAACTTTTTAATACAGATAATTTTAAATCTAGCAAAGCATTTTTAACATTACCTTCTATTATTAGTCCTTCTTCTTTTGAAAAAGAGTTAATAAACCAACAAATAAAATTGGATGATATGAACCGTCATTTTTTAAATAATACGTCAAATAAACAAAACGTCTATGGACTTGAATTATTTAACGTCAATACGGAACAAATTGAAACAGGCCTTGCTAAAATTGTTGATGTCTATGAATCTATTCAAAATAAATAG
- the smpB gene encoding SsrA-binding protein SmpB, translating to MPKGEGNLIAQNRKARHDYTVMETIEAGMVLKGTEIKAIRNRRVNLKDGYVRIRDGEAFLVNVHISPYEQGNLFNHDPLRTRKLLMHKKQIAKLGAEAKNTGIALIPLKIYIKDGFAKVLIGVAKGKKQYDKRQDLKKKDMNREIDRTLKDRQR from the coding sequence TTGCCAAAAGGTGAAGGAAATTTAATTGCTCAAAATCGAAAAGCTCGTCATGATTATACAGTCATGGAGACGATTGAGGCAGGTATGGTTTTAAAAGGAACAGAAATCAAGGCGATTAGAAATCGACGTGTAAACTTAAAAGATGGTTACGTTAGAATTAGAGATGGAGAAGCCTTCTTAGTAAATGTTCATATTAGCCCATACGAGCAAGGTAATCTATTTAATCATGATCCCCTTAGAACAAGAAAACTATTAATGCATAAAAAACAAATTGCTAAGCTTGGAGCTGAGGCAAAAAATACAGGGATAGCATTGATACCACTTAAGATTTACATAAAAGATGGCTTTGCTAAAGTATTGATAGGTGTTGCAAAAGGGAAAAAACAATATGACAAGCGACAAGATTTAAAGAAAAAAGATATGAATCGTGAAATCGATCGTACCTTAAAAGATAGACAAAGATAA
- the preA gene encoding NAD-dependent dihydropyrimidine dehydrogenase subunit PreA: protein MINKDLSIDFLGVRFENPFCLSSSPVGNCYDMCKKAYDVGWGGVVFKTIGPEHFVIDEVSPRFDILTKEGTPFVGFKNMEQIAEHSLEENLADLRRLKDEYPEKVLIASIMGTNEEDWEELARLVDEAGADMIEMNLSCPQMTSHAMGSDVGTNPELCRKYCAAVKRGSKLPMMAKMTPNVTDMVTVAKASMEGGADGIATINTVKSIANIDLDRKIGLPVVNGKSSISGYSGKAVKPIALRFMQQLRSAEGFENLPISGIGGIETWEDAAEFILLGASTLQVTTGIMQYGYRIVEDMKNGLMHYMDEQGVDRLEDLVGLANENIIPAEKLDRDYKVYPVIDLDKCIACGRCYISCYDGAHQAIVWDDENRVPHCNTDKCVGCHLCTLVCPVGAISKGIVEMKPGREGKASEKVF, encoded by the coding sequence ATGATTAATAAAGACTTGTCGATTGATTTTTTAGGTGTAAGATTTGAAAATCCGTTTTGTTTATCATCTTCACCAGTAGGTAATTGTTATGATATGTGTAAAAAAGCTTATGATGTCGGCTGGGGTGGCGTTGTTTTTAAAACAATTGGACCTGAGCATTTTGTCATTGATGAAGTTTCTCCTCGTTTTGATATTTTAACAAAAGAAGGAACTCCTTTTGTTGGATTTAAAAATATGGAACAAATTGCTGAGCATTCTTTAGAAGAAAACTTAGCTGATTTAAGACGTTTGAAAGATGAATACCCAGAGAAAGTTCTGATTGCCTCTATTATGGGAACTAATGAAGAAGACTGGGAAGAACTAGCTCGTTTAGTTGATGAGGCAGGAGCAGATATGATTGAAATGAATCTGTCTTGTCCTCAAATGACGTCACACGCTATGGGATCAGATGTAGGTACTAATCCTGAGTTGTGTCGTAAATATTGTGCCGCTGTAAAACGTGGATCCAAATTACCAATGATGGCTAAAATGACACCAAACGTGACTGATATGGTAACAGTTGCTAAAGCCTCTATGGAAGGTGGAGCAGATGGTATTGCAACTATTAATACAGTTAAATCAATTGCTAATATTGATTTGGACCGTAAAATCGGTTTACCAGTAGTTAATGGGAAATCATCTATTTCAGGTTATTCAGGAAAAGCCGTAAAACCAATTGCGTTACGTTTTATGCAACAACTACGTTCAGCAGAAGGCTTTGAAAACTTACCAATCTCAGGAATTGGTGGGATTGAAACGTGGGAAGATGCAGCTGAATTTATTCTGTTAGGAGCATCTACACTTCAAGTGACAACAGGAATCATGCAGTATGGTTACCGAATTGTTGAAGATATGAAAAATGGGTTGATGCATTATATGGATGAACAAGGAGTTGACCGATTAGAAGATCTTGTTGGTTTAGCAAATGAAAATATTATTCCAGCAGAAAAATTAGATCGTGATTACAAAGTATATCCTGTTATTGATTTAGATAAATGTATTGCTTGTGGTCGTTGTTATATTTCTTGTTATGATGGAGCACATCAAGCAATTGTTTGGGATGATGAAAACCGAGTACCTCATTGTAATACAGATAAATGTGTCGGTTGTCATTTGTGTACCTTAGTTTGTCCAGTTGGTGCAATTAGTAAAGGTATTGTAGAGATGAAACCGGGCAGAGAAGGAAAAGCATCAGAGAAAGTATTTTAA
- a CDS encoding 2-hydroxymuconate tautomerase, whose translation MPIVHIELLEGRTQEQKNEMVKEVTEAIVRTTGAKEEAVSIVISDMSKGNYAVGGKTLVQK comes from the coding sequence ATGCCAATCGTTCATATTGAATTATTAGAAGGTCGTACACAAGAGCAAAAAAATGAGATGGTAAAGGAAGTAACAGAGGCTATTGTTAGAACAACAGGGGCCAAAGAAGAAGCTGTTTCAATTGTTATTTCTGATATGTCAAAAGGAAATTATGCTGTTGGCGGAAAAACATTGGTTCAAAAATAA
- the atpB gene encoding F0F1 ATP synthase subunit A, producing the protein MEEISWIIDIAGIPLDGTMALMTILTCVIVFCIVFFCSRNLQMKPKGKQNVLEAIVDFVKGIVSDNVTKKEVNDYHLLAFTFFMFVLVSNILGLMTKVVIFPDEVSFWKSPTADPLVTLTLAFIAIILTHYYGLKKQGAKNYFINSFMKPTAILLPIKIIEEFTNVLTLGLRLYGNLFAGEVLLTLIAKLGASSPTKFVLALPLEVIWQTFSLFIGAVQAFIFVTLMMVYMSHKIEAEH; encoded by the coding sequence GTGGAAGAAATATCCTGGATAATTGACATTGCAGGAATACCGTTAGATGGAACAATGGCATTAATGACAATTTTAACGTGCGTAATTGTCTTTTGTATTGTTTTTTTCTGCAGTCGAAATTTACAGATGAAGCCAAAAGGGAAACAAAATGTGCTTGAAGCTATAGTTGACTTTGTTAAGGGCATCGTGTCTGACAATGTGACTAAAAAGGAAGTTAATGACTATCATTTATTAGCATTTACATTCTTTATGTTTGTCTTAGTATCCAATATTCTTGGGTTAATGACTAAGGTTGTGATTTTCCCAGATGAAGTTTCTTTTTGGAAGAGTCCAACAGCCGATCCATTAGTGACGCTTACATTAGCTTTTATAGCCATTATTTTAACGCATTATTATGGATTGAAGAAACAGGGTGCAAAGAACTATTTTATTAATAGTTTTATGAAGCCAACAGCAATTTTACTTCCAATTAAGATTATTGAAGAGTTTACTAACGTTTTAACGTTAGGTCTTCGTTTATATGGAAACCTTTTTGCTGGGGAAGTATTGTTAACTTTGATAGCTAAACTAGGAGCAAGTAGTCCAACCAAGTTTGTGTTGGCCTTACCTTTAGAAGTTATCTGGCAAACATTCTCTCTATTTATTGGAGCAGTACAAGCCTTTATTTTTGTAACGTTGATGATGGTTTACATGTCACACAAAATAGAAGCTGAACATTAA
- a CDS encoding DMT family transporter, whose amino-acid sequence MKEQIKAHVAILIQVSIIGLSYLFVKEGLGYADPMTQLSHRFIIASIGIWILRLILPHNKLLTKEVIKDLLPLGIFYPVLFFSLQTLSLSYITTLEAGIISATIPIIIMILAIVMLKEKPNAKQKLVVILSFGAVIYINLKGQGTAVEFSLFGTSLMFLSALSSGLYTITAKKVSVKYETIDMTTFMLTFGMIVFTTISFLQHILGFTKTSYFEPLVHSPYMIAVLYLGLLSSLGSAFLSNYAIHHVNASTIGLFSNLSPVITILAGILILGEPIYSIA is encoded by the coding sequence ATGAAAGAACAAATTAAGGCTCACGTAGCTATTTTGATACAAGTTAGTATTATTGGGTTATCCTATCTTTTTGTGAAGGAGGGCTTAGGGTACGCAGATCCAATGACTCAACTATCTCATCGATTTATTATTGCAAGTATTGGTATTTGGATATTAAGACTAATTTTGCCTCATAATAAGTTGTTAACGAAGGAAGTAATAAAAGATTTACTTCCTTTAGGAATATTTTATCCGGTTCTCTTTTTTTCATTACAAACATTGTCTCTATCTTATATAACAACACTTGAAGCGGGAATTATTAGTGCGACAATACCTATAATCATTATGATTCTGGCTATTGTGATGTTAAAGGAGAAACCAAATGCTAAACAAAAGTTAGTTGTTATCCTATCTTTTGGTGCAGTTATTTATATTAATTTAAAGGGACAAGGAACGGCTGTAGAGTTTAGTTTATTTGGAACTAGTTTAATGTTTTTATCTGCATTATCATCTGGACTATATACTATTACAGCTAAGAAAGTATCTGTAAAATATGAAACAATTGATATGACAACTTTCATGTTAACTTTTGGAATGATTGTCTTTACCACTATTTCTTTTTTACAACATATTTTAGGTTTTACCAAAACGAGTTATTTTGAACCCTTAGTGCATAGTCCATACATGATTGCTGTGTTGTACTTAGGATTACTATCTTCTTTAGGAAGTGCTTTTTTATCCAACTATGCAATTCATCATGTTAATGCATCAACTATTGGCTTATTCTCTAATTTATCTCCTGTCATTACCATTCTTGCAGGAATTCTTATCTTAGGTGAGCCTATTTATTCGATAGCGTAA
- the rnr gene encoding ribonuclease R, which yields MMTNNIKETILNFMSESKKQTFSLEQIAEGLKFQKSKDFKLLVQTIAQMEREGSILFNQKGKIKLNKQEKFMEGLFRANDRGFGFVSIEGEEDDIFIPKDFTNFALEGDKVKIEILKQGSPMEDQAAEGKVVEVIERNTTQIVGIFTLYSDADIQKSELYGVVIPKDKKLSRYRLFVANEGIKPEDGSVVVAEVTFYPDSEHTNSFEGIVKQVIGHKNDPGMDILSIVLQHGIPTKFEESTLKEAESLPDVVLDSESEGRVDLRNETIVTIDGEEAKDLDDAVRVEKLDNGNYFLGVYIADVSHYVTENSPLDMEASDRATSVYLTDRVIPMLPRKLSNGICSLNPNVDRLVMACEMEINGEGQVISHDIFEAVIHSTARMTYTAVNEILEKSNEETLKEYQALIPYFENMAELHDILETMRKNRGAISFEDREAKIIVDDAGHPIDIELRERKVAERLIESFMLAANETVARHYTKLKLPFIYRIHEHPKEEKVQRFFEFVTNFGILVRGKKDDVSPKELQKVLDKIAGKPEEPVVSMMLLRSMQQARYSEDPVGHYGLAAEDYTHFTSPIRRYPDLIVHRLIKSYMVKPIKDEVKSKWDEVLPDIADHSSKMERRAVEAERDTDNMKKAEFMVDKVDQEFDGIITSITKFGMFVELPNTIEGLIHVSQLKNDYFHFVETHLALVGERTGTIYKIGQAVKIKVTKADVDTKEIDFELLSAEPITTPIDIPKQQKNNNRKTDRKRQQGSKPGYRNEKKTGGKKKSNQPFYKKVAKKKKGKSSRNKMR from the coding sequence ATTATGACAAATAATATCAAAGAAACAATCCTAAACTTTATGTCAGAGAGTAAAAAACAAACTTTTTCTCTGGAGCAAATTGCAGAAGGATTAAAGTTTCAAAAGAGCAAGGACTTTAAGCTACTTGTCCAAACGATTGCTCAAATGGAAAGAGAAGGAAGTATCCTTTTTAATCAAAAAGGAAAAATTAAATTAAATAAGCAAGAAAAATTTATGGAAGGTCTATTTCGTGCAAATGACCGAGGATTTGGTTTTGTTTCAATTGAAGGAGAAGAAGATGATATCTTTATCCCTAAAGACTTTACGAATTTTGCCTTAGAAGGTGATAAAGTAAAAATTGAAATATTGAAACAAGGAAGTCCAATGGAAGACCAAGCGGCAGAGGGCAAAGTTGTTGAAGTTATTGAGAGAAATACAACCCAAATAGTAGGGATATTTACTCTTTATAGTGATGCAGATATTCAAAAAAGTGAACTGTATGGTGTTGTGATTCCTAAGGATAAGAAGTTAAGTCGTTATCGTTTGTTTGTGGCAAACGAAGGAATAAAACCTGAAGATGGCAGTGTCGTTGTAGCTGAAGTAACTTTTTATCCTGATAGTGAACATACAAATAGTTTTGAGGGAATTGTTAAACAAGTTATTGGCCATAAGAATGATCCCGGAATGGATATTTTATCAATTGTACTTCAGCATGGAATACCAACGAAATTTGAAGAGAGTACTTTAAAAGAAGCAGAAAGCTTACCTGATGTAGTCCTTGATTCTGAATCAGAAGGTCGTGTTGATTTAAGAAATGAAACAATTGTGACGATTGATGGGGAAGAAGCTAAGGATTTAGATGATGCTGTTAGAGTTGAGAAATTAGATAATGGCAATTATTTTTTAGGTGTCTATATTGCTGACGTGTCTCATTATGTGACAGAAAATAGTCCACTTGATATGGAAGCAAGTGATAGAGCAACTAGTGTTTATCTGACTGATCGAGTTATCCCAATGTTACCTAGAAAACTATCTAATGGCATTTGTTCCCTCAACCCAAATGTAGACAGATTAGTTATGGCTTGTGAGATGGAAATTAATGGAGAAGGTCAAGTTATCTCTCATGACATTTTTGAAGCAGTTATCCATTCTACTGCTCGTATGACTTATACAGCTGTCAATGAAATTTTAGAAAAATCAAATGAAGAAACATTAAAAGAATATCAAGCGTTAATACCTTATTTTGAAAATATGGCGGAACTTCATGATATTTTAGAAACGATGAGAAAAAATCGTGGAGCTATTTCATTTGAAGATAGAGAAGCTAAAATTATCGTTGATGATGCTGGGCATCCAATTGATATTGAATTGAGAGAAAGAAAAGTGGCAGAACGTTTAATTGAGTCCTTTATGTTAGCGGCTAATGAAACTGTAGCAAGACATTATACTAAATTAAAATTGCCTTTCATTTATCGAATTCACGAGCATCCTAAAGAAGAGAAAGTTCAGCGATTCTTTGAGTTTGTCACAAACTTTGGAATTTTAGTTCGTGGTAAAAAAGATGATGTAAGTCCAAAAGAACTACAAAAAGTTTTGGATAAAATAGCAGGAAAACCTGAAGAACCAGTTGTTAGTATGATGCTTTTAAGAAGCATGCAACAAGCAAGATATTCTGAAGATCCAGTAGGACATTATGGATTAGCTGCTGAAGATTATACTCATTTTACGTCACCAATTAGACGATACCCAGATTTGATAGTTCATCGTTTGATTAAATCATATATGGTAAAACCAATTAAAGATGAAGTGAAGTCAAAATGGGATGAAGTATTACCAGACATAGCAGATCACAGCTCAAAAATGGAACGACGTGCTGTAGAAGCAGAACGTGATACTGATAATATGAAGAAAGCTGAATTTATGGTTGATAAAGTGGATCAAGAATTTGACGGGATTATTACTTCAATTACTAAATTTGGAATGTTCGTAGAATTGCCTAATACAATAGAAGGATTAATTCATGTTTCTCAATTAAAAAATGATTATTTCCATTTTGTTGAAACTCATTTAGCTTTAGTTGGTGAGAGAACGGGTACTATTTATAAAATAGGTCAAGCTGTTAAAATTAAAGTAACAAAAGCTGATGTAGATACAAAAGAAATTGATTTTGAACTATTGTCAGCAGAACCTATTACTACACCCATTGATATACCAAAACAACAAAAAAATAATAACAGAAAAACAGACAGAAAACGTCAACAGGGAAGTAAACCTGGTTATCGAAATGAAAAGAAAACAGGTGGCAAAAAGAAATCGAACCAACCCTTTTATAAAAAAGTAGCTAAGAAGAAAAAAGGAAAGAGTTCTCGAAATAAAATGAGGTGA
- a CDS encoding IS256 family transposase, with translation MTNFTTEIMETLINKGDLDDLFRRHLELAINTLLQAELTAFLDYEKYDRTGFNSGNSRNGNYSRSFKTEYGELNLAIPRDRNGEFSQQTLPAYKRSNDSLETTIIQLFQKGITMSEISELIEKMYGHYYTPQTISNITQIVSEDVVAFKERSLESQYSIIFMDATHIPLKRQTVSKEAVYIVIGIRLDGTKEVLGFSIAPTESSYVWKEILQDLKDRGLEEVLLVVTDGLSGIDDSIHSIYPNAQFQQCCVHISRNIAHKVRVSDRQEVCNDFKLVYQAASKEEAMNQISFMIDKWKKQYPRVVKLLMNPAILTFYNFPPSIRRTIYSTNLIEGFNKQLKKYTKRKEQFPNEESLERFLVSQFNNYNQKFLCRIHKGFKEIQDTLESMF, from the coding sequence ATGACTAATTTTACTACAGAAATTATGGAAACACTAATCAATAAAGGTGATTTGGATGACTTATTCCGTCGTCATCTAGAATTAGCTATCAATACACTGCTACAAGCTGAATTAACGGCTTTTCTTGATTATGAGAAATATGATCGCACTGGTTTTAATTCAGGTAATTCCCGAAATGGGAATTATTCTCGTTCATTTAAAACAGAGTATGGAGAATTAAATTTGGCAATTCCTAGAGATAGAAATGGAGAGTTTTCTCAACAAACGTTGCCTGCTTATAAAAGAAGTAACGACTCTTTAGAAACCACCATTATCCAATTATTTCAAAAAGGAATCACTATGTCTGAAATCTCTGAGTTGATTGAAAAAATGTATGGTCATTACTATACACCACAAACCATTTCCAATATCACTCAAATAGTATCTGAAGATGTTGTTGCTTTTAAAGAAAGGTCCTTAGAATCCCAATACTCAATCATTTTTATGGATGCTACTCACATTCCTTTAAAAAGACAAACTGTCTCAAAAGAAGCTGTATATATTGTCATAGGTATCCGACTGGATGGGACCAAAGAGGTTCTTGGGTTTAGTATTGCTCCAACTGAGTCTTCGTATGTTTGGAAAGAAATACTTCAAGACCTAAAAGACCGTGGTTTAGAAGAGGTTTTATTAGTCGTAACTGATGGTTTAAGCGGCATTGACGATAGTATCCATAGTATTTATCCAAATGCTCAATTTCAACAATGTTGTGTCCATATCTCTAGAAATATTGCTCATAAGGTTCGTGTTAGTGATCGACAAGAAGTCTGTAATGATTTTAAATTGGTTTATCAAGCAGCTTCAAAAGAAGAAGCTATGAATCAAATAAGTTTTATGATAGATAAATGGAAAAAGCAGTATCCACGAGTAGTTAAATTACTCATGAATCCTGCTATATTAACCTTTTATAATTTTCCTCCATCAATCAGAAGAACCATTTATTCAACTAACTTGATTGAAGGTTTTAACAAACAATTAAAGAAATATACAAAAAGAAAAGAACAATTCCCTAATGAAGAATCTCTAGAGAGATTCTTAGTTTCTCAATTCAACAACTATAATCAGAAATTTTTGTGTCGGATTCATAAAGGTTTTAAAGAAATACAAGATACATTAGAATCAATGTTTTAA
- a CDS encoding FAD-dependent oxidoreductase has product MNNKYLEEIEPSYSMLTIMEEAERCLLCLDAPCSKACPAGTDPAAFIRSVRFRNFKGAAETIRENNALGAVCALVCPTEKYCEMGCARSQIDKPINIGGIQKFVTDFEQQTEMEILKKGESNGKKIAIIGSGPSGLQSAASLLQLGYDVTIYEKSEQAGGYLRYGIPEYRLPNAIVNYEILRIANLGAEFIFNTTIGDDITIDELKEQYDAVIVAIGASQGKIIDLFEGNSACETAVSFLSRARDNQGAIDLPNDALVIGGGDVAMDVVTSLKLLGVERVTDVVYEEFCEFKASKKELEGAQNQGVTIIDGYYPVAVDGNRVTFKHRHLNNELAVEAEKIILAVGQEVDAKNLNIEIKNNQVLTPGFKTDDKKVFVTGDIVHGDMTVVWAVKKGKEVAAEIHEFLGGNN; this is encoded by the coding sequence ATGAATAATAAGTATTTAGAAGAAATTGAACCATCGTATTCAATGCTGACGATTATGGAAGAAGCAGAAAGATGTCTGCTTTGTTTGGATGCCCCTTGTTCAAAAGCATGTCCAGCAGGAACTGATCCTGCAGCGTTTATTAGAAGCGTGAGATTTAGAAATTTTAAAGGTGCTGCTGAAACAATTAGAGAAAACAACGCTTTAGGCGCTGTTTGTGCTCTTGTTTGCCCAACTGAAAAATATTGTGAGATGGGTTGTGCAAGATCTCAAATTGACAAACCAATTAATATTGGTGGGATTCAAAAATTTGTGACTGATTTCGAGCAACAAACTGAAATGGAGATTCTAAAAAAAGGTGAATCAAATGGTAAAAAAATAGCTATTATAGGTAGTGGACCTTCTGGTTTGCAATCAGCAGCTTCTTTATTACAACTCGGCTATGATGTGACTATCTATGAAAAAAGTGAGCAAGCTGGTGGCTACTTAAGATATGGTATTCCTGAGTATCGTTTACCAAATGCTATTGTTAATTATGAAATTTTAAGAATTGCGAATTTAGGTGCAGAATTTATTTTTAATACAACTATTGGAGATGACATAACAATAGATGAACTCAAGGAACAATATGATGCAGTCATTGTTGCTATTGGTGCGAGTCAAGGTAAAATAATTGACTTGTTTGAAGGGAATTCAGCTTGTGAAACTGCTGTATCATTTTTATCAAGAGCTCGTGATAATCAAGGTGCAATCGATTTACCAAACGACGCTTTAGTTATTGGTGGTGGAGATGTGGCAATGGATGTTGTGACTTCTCTTAAATTATTAGGTGTAGAACGAGTAACAGACGTTGTTTATGAAGAATTCTGTGAGTTCAAAGCATCTAAAAAAGAATTAGAAGGTGCTCAAAATCAAGGTGTGACGATTATTGATGGTTATTATCCCGTTGCAGTTGATGGAAATCGCGTCACATTTAAACATCGTCATTTAAATAATGAATTAGCAGTAGAGGCTGAAAAAATCATTTTAGCAGTTGGTCAAGAAGTAGATGCTAAAAATTTAAATATTGAAATTAAAAACAATCAAGTCTTAACACCAGGATTTAAAACGGATGATAAGAAAGTCTTTGTAACAGGAGATATCGTTCATGGAGACATGACGGTTGTTTGGGCAGTTAAAAAAGGAAAAGAAGTTGCTGCTGAAATTCATGAATTTTTAGGAGGTAACAACTAA
- the secG gene encoding preprotein translocase subunit SecG has protein sequence MYQVLLTIMLILSVLIIIAVMMQPSKQNSAASAFSGGASELFGKTKARGFEAFMQKATAVMGVAWVGIAITLAFLSSK, from the coding sequence GTGTATCAAGTCTTATTAACCATTATGCTTATTTTATCAGTATTAATTATTATTGCTGTTATGATGCAACCAAGTAAACAAAATAGTGCAGCCAGTGCTTTTTCTGGTGGTGCGAGTGAATTGTTTGGAAAAACAAAAGCAAGAGGCTTTGAGGCGTTTATGCAAAAAGCAACTGCTGTTATGGGTGTTGCTTGGGTAGGTATAGCTATTACTTTAGCCTTTCTTTCATCAAAATAA
- a CDS encoding alpha/beta hydrolase, with translation MQSGKKAVLLLHAYTGSPNDVRMLARKLEREGYTVLAPIFSGHGTEDPMNILNMTPDVWYQDAINAFKKLKNDGYEEIAVFGLSMGGLFAMKLLEEFPGEFVAGGAFCSPLDPAGKHDIYPNFMAYAEFIYKKQTSSNDELEQKLNMIKMPLKEQLQAILNVTNQTASKLEELEVPIFLAQSALDEMIDSSGVYEVGKLLKKTYHEIHWYAKSTHVITISKERQLFEKDVAAFLSHIPWNEE, from the coding sequence TTGCAAAGTGGAAAAAAAGCTGTGTTACTTTTACATGCTTATACAGGAAGTCCAAATGACGTTAGAATGTTAGCAAGAAAACTTGAAAGAGAAGGCTATACAGTATTAGCACCAATTTTTTCAGGTCACGGGACAGAAGACCCGATGAATATTTTAAATATGACACCAGATGTTTGGTATCAAGACGCAATTAATGCTTTTAAAAAGTTGAAAAATGATGGCTACGAAGAAATAGCTGTCTTTGGTTTATCAATGGGTGGTTTGTTTGCTATGAAACTTTTAGAAGAGTTTCCAGGAGAATTTGTTGCCGGAGGTGCTTTTTGTTCACCTCTTGATCCTGCAGGTAAACATGATATCTATCCAAACTTTATGGCTTATGCTGAATTTATATATAAGAAACAAACATCATCAAATGATGAATTAGAACAAAAATTAAATATGATTAAAATGCCTTTAAAAGAACAACTTCAAGCTATTTTAAATGTAACTAATCAAACAGCTTCTAAACTAGAAGAGTTAGAAGTACCGATATTTCTAGCTCAATCAGCTTTAGATGAAATGATTGATAGTAGCGGCGTTTATGAAGTAGGAAAGTTACTTAAGAAAACCTATCATGAAATACATTGGTATGCTAAAAGTACCCATGTAATAACAATTAGTAAGGAGCGTCAATTGTTTGAAAAAGATGTGGCAGCATTTTTAAGTCATATACCATGGAATGAGGAATGA